From Corynebacterium frankenforstense DSM 45800, the proteins below share one genomic window:
- a CDS encoding rhomboid family intramembrane serine protease, whose translation MQDQSAGGPDFASRGRPGPPGPIDIVRRWFRDVPVTTGITAAMLAVWLVCAFQARSITATGGAPLARAWMLWGPEFLSGLGPLRALGFMFVHMDASHVVLNGLMTLFIGREIERAYGSGVFAAAWLVSGLGSALAVLMLDPLAPTGGASGAVYGLMAVLVGLAAKNKADLRAPLALVGVNIVYTLIAANVSLWGHLGGLAAGAVVALLLAARRPGVRRAGLVTALVAVVAALAGYVITGGY comes from the coding sequence ATGCAGGATCAGTCGGCAGGCGGCCCGGACTTCGCGTCGAGGGGACGCCCCGGCCCGCCCGGGCCGATCGACATCGTGAGGCGCTGGTTCCGCGACGTCCCGGTGACCACCGGCATCACCGCCGCCATGCTCGCGGTCTGGCTGGTCTGCGCCTTCCAGGCTCGATCGATCACCGCCACCGGCGGCGCCCCGCTGGCGCGCGCCTGGATGCTCTGGGGCCCGGAGTTCCTCTCCGGCCTGGGGCCGCTGCGCGCCCTGGGCTTCATGTTCGTCCACATGGACGCCTCGCACGTGGTGCTCAACGGGCTGATGACGCTGTTCATCGGTCGTGAGATCGAGCGCGCCTACGGCTCGGGGGTCTTCGCCGCGGCCTGGCTGGTCTCCGGGCTGGGCTCGGCACTGGCGGTGCTCATGCTCGACCCGCTCGCGCCCACCGGCGGCGCCTCGGGCGCCGTCTACGGCCTGATGGCGGTGCTGGTGGGGCTCGCCGCGAAGAACAAGGCGGATCTGCGGGCGCCCCTGGCGCTCGTCGGCGTCAACATCGTCTACACGCTCATCGCGGCCAACGTCTCGCTGTGGGGACACCTCGGCGGCCTGGCCGCCGGCGCCGTCGTCGCCCTGCTGCTCGCCGCCCGTCGCCCGGGCGTCCGCCGGGCCGGTCTGGTCACGGCTCTCGTCGCCGTCGTCGCCGCGCTGGCCGGCTACGTGATCACGGGCGGTTACTGA
- a CDS encoding Rossmann-like domain-containing protein yields MALQPLYRELIEAIPQTATVESASTTGLWARVTASLDGAASIGIAYCGGPGLRPWDAAMARVTATDPLDAPAAAELTGRNLREVATELIGAGTPAERALAVAAINAWYSHGATAKANGFVPTAATGGEQAEWGQVFDPFRDVIAGKTVAVIGHHPGAPSALDSASDFHMLEVPEGLDELPPAAEFIVPRCEMVFISGSSFINGSAPRLIELAAESYCALIGPSTPLAPALFDHGVDLVAGLVADDADGMDRALVQAAYPTMFAHGHRVHRSKPEGTSVLD; encoded by the coding sequence ATGGCCCTGCAGCCCCTCTACCGCGAGTTGATCGAGGCGATCCCGCAGACCGCCACGGTGGAGTCCGCCTCCACCACCGGCCTGTGGGCGCGCGTGACCGCCTCCCTGGACGGGGCGGCCTCCATCGGCATCGCCTACTGCGGCGGCCCGGGACTGCGTCCCTGGGACGCCGCCATGGCGCGCGTGACCGCCACCGACCCGCTCGACGCGCCCGCCGCCGCCGAGCTCACCGGCCGAAACCTCCGCGAGGTGGCCACCGAGCTCATCGGCGCCGGGACCCCCGCCGAGCGCGCCCTGGCCGTCGCCGCGATCAACGCCTGGTACTCCCACGGGGCCACGGCCAAGGCCAACGGCTTCGTGCCTACCGCGGCCACCGGCGGCGAGCAGGCCGAGTGGGGCCAGGTTTTCGACCCCTTCCGCGACGTCATCGCCGGCAAGACCGTCGCCGTCATCGGCCACCACCCGGGCGCGCCGTCGGCGCTCGACTCGGCCAGCGACTTCCACATGCTCGAGGTCCCCGAGGGCCTCGACGAGCTGCCCCCGGCCGCCGAGTTCATCGTGCCGCGCTGCGAGATGGTCTTCATCTCCGGCTCGTCGTTCATCAACGGCTCCGCCCCGCGCCTGATCGAGCTGGCCGCCGAGTCCTACTGCGCGCTCATCGGCCCCTCGACCCCGCTGGCCCCCGCGCTCTTCGACCACGGTGTGGACCTGGTGGCCGGCCTCGTCGCCGACGACGCCGACGGCATGGACCGCGCGCTGGTCCAGGCCGCCTACCCGACGATGTTCGCCCACGGCCACCGCGTGCACCGCTCCAAGCCGGAGGGGACCTCCGTGCTGGACTGA
- a CDS encoding dicarboxylate/amino acid:cation symporter, whose protein sequence is MSEKETARAADAAPVRGGGTDAASASDNGQQRKGLLPGWATGFGAQVIAGLIVGLILGFIARGQDGGSGEGWLTGLLSGVGAAYVQLLKLMVPPLVVAAVITSVANLRKVTGAARLAVSTLIWFAVTSFLSVVLGGILVALVLKPGVGTSVDAASAAEPENTGSWTAFLQGIVPENIFGLHVGMSDGEPTLSFSVLQLLVVSLAIGIAAVKTGRAAEPFLNFMESFLEIIQKMLWWIIRLAPIGTAALIGKAVSTYGWDALGSLGKFVIAIYVGLAIVIGVIYPAVLALNRIPVTGFFRRVWPVTSLGFITRSSMGVMPVTQRVTERRMGVPTEYASFAIPLGATTKMDGCAAVYPAIAAIFVAQFYGIDLNMTHYLLIIFVSVIGSAATAGTTGATVMLTLTLSTLGLPLAGVGLLLSIEPIIDMGRTAVNVTGQSVVATIVAKRSGIWSEETFEAGADGEVEHSPTMAEVAPQAVRA, encoded by the coding sequence ATGAGCGAGAAAGAGACGGCGCGCGCCGCAGACGCCGCGCCTGTGCGCGGCGGCGGAACCGACGCGGCGTCGGCAAGCGACAACGGCCAACAGCGCAAGGGCCTCCTGCCCGGCTGGGCCACCGGCTTCGGCGCGCAGGTCATCGCCGGCCTGATCGTCGGCCTGATCCTGGGCTTCATCGCCCGCGGCCAGGACGGCGGCAGCGGCGAGGGCTGGCTGACCGGCCTGCTCAGCGGCGTCGGCGCGGCCTACGTCCAGCTGCTGAAGCTGATGGTGCCGCCGCTGGTGGTCGCCGCCGTGATCACCTCCGTGGCCAACCTGCGCAAGGTCACCGGCGCGGCGCGCCTGGCCGTGAGCACCCTGATCTGGTTCGCCGTGACCTCGTTCCTGTCGGTGGTCCTCGGCGGCATCCTCGTCGCGCTCGTGCTCAAGCCGGGCGTGGGCACCTCCGTGGACGCCGCCTCGGCCGCCGAGCCGGAGAACACCGGCAGCTGGACCGCGTTCCTGCAGGGCATCGTGCCGGAGAACATCTTCGGCCTGCACGTCGGCATGAGCGACGGCGAGCCGACCCTGAGCTTCTCCGTGCTGCAGCTGCTGGTGGTCTCCCTTGCCATCGGCATCGCCGCGGTCAAGACCGGCCGCGCCGCCGAGCCGTTCCTGAACTTCATGGAGTCCTTCCTGGAGATCATCCAGAAGATGCTGTGGTGGATCATCCGGCTCGCCCCGATCGGCACCGCCGCGCTGATCGGCAAGGCCGTGTCCACCTACGGCTGGGACGCGCTCGGCTCGCTGGGCAAGTTCGTCATCGCCATCTACGTCGGCCTCGCCATCGTCATCGGTGTCATCTACCCGGCCGTGCTGGCCCTCAACCGGATCCCGGTCACCGGCTTCTTCCGCCGCGTGTGGCCGGTGACCAGCCTGGGCTTCATCACCCGCTCCTCGATGGGCGTCATGCCCGTGACCCAGCGCGTCACCGAGCGCCGCATGGGCGTGCCCACCGAGTACGCCTCCTTCGCCATCCCGCTGGGTGCCACGACCAAGATGGACGGCTGCGCCGCGGTCTACCCGGCCATCGCCGCGATCTTCGTCGCGCAGTTCTACGGCATCGACCTGAACATGACGCACTACCTGCTGATCATCTTCGTCTCCGTGATCGGCTCGGCGGCCACCGCCGGCACCACCGGCGCGACCGTCATGCTCACCCTGACGCTGTCCACCCTGGGCCTGCCGCTGGCCGGCGTCGGCCTGCTGCTGTCGATCGAGCCGATCATCGACATGGGCCGCACCGCCGTCAACGTCACCGGCCAGTCCGTGGTCGCCACGATCGTGGCCAAGCGCTCCGGCATCTGGTCCGAGGAGACCTTCGAGGCGGGTGCCGACGGCGAGGTCGAGCACTCCCCGACCATGGCCGAGGTCGCCCCGCAGGCCGTGCGCGCCTGA
- a CDS encoding SDR family NAD(P)-dependent oxidoreductase, translated as MRKNGLTALVTGGASGLGLATVTRLAADGMRVVALDLPRADTTALNRLAADAEVEFHAADVTDEDAVAAAVETANSRGDLAVVVNCAGMANGIKTAGSKGPFPLAEFRKVIDVNLVGTFNVIRLAAQAMRGNEPVGPDGEERGVIVNTASVAAFDGQMGQAAYSASKAGIAGMTLPVARDLSRDLIRVVTIAPGTFETPLLAGLPQDVRDSLGEQVPHPSRLGRPEEYADLVSAIVANPMLNGETIRLDGAIRMGIK; from the coding sequence ATGCGAAAGAACGGACTGACCGCGCTGGTCACCGGCGGGGCCTCCGGCCTCGGCCTGGCGACCGTCACCCGACTGGCCGCCGACGGCATGCGCGTCGTCGCCCTCGACCTGCCGCGCGCGGACACGACCGCACTCAACCGGCTCGCCGCGGACGCCGAGGTCGAGTTCCACGCCGCGGACGTCACCGACGAGGACGCCGTCGCCGCCGCGGTGGAGACGGCGAACTCGCGCGGGGACCTCGCCGTGGTGGTCAACTGCGCGGGCATGGCCAACGGCATCAAGACGGCGGGGTCCAAGGGGCCGTTCCCGCTGGCGGAGTTCCGGAAGGTCATCGACGTCAACCTGGTGGGCACCTTCAACGTCATCCGGCTGGCCGCCCAGGCGATGCGCGGCAACGAGCCGGTCGGGCCCGACGGCGAGGAGCGCGGCGTGATCGTCAACACCGCCTCCGTGGCCGCCTTCGACGGGCAGATGGGTCAGGCGGCCTACTCCGCGTCGAAGGCCGGCATCGCCGGGATGACCCTGCCGGTCGCCCGCGACCTCTCGCGCGACCTGATCCGCGTGGTCACCATCGCCCCCGGCACCTTCGAGACCCCGCTGCTCGCCGGCTTGCCGCAGGACGTGCGGGACTCGCTGGGCGAGCAGGTGCCGCACCCGTCCCGGCTCGGCAGGCCGGAGGAGTACGCCGACCTGGTCTCGGCGATCGTGGCCAACCCGATGCTCAACGGCGAGACGATCCGCCTCGACGGCGCGATCCGCATGGGCATCAAGTAG
- a CDS encoding cytochrome b/b6 domain-containing protein translates to MLFARWLVGTGPVADFIERYPGRAPTPESTPVGFPAWLNWAHFFNIFFMALIVRTGLQIRSERRAPAYWTPHWDHKRKISITLWLHLCVDLAWIVNGIIFIVLLFATGQWMRIVPTSWEVVPNAISAGLQYATLDWPTEHAWVHYNGLQQIFYFLTVFVAAPLAIVSGFRMSGWWSMKWKRASRIYPLTVARALHFPVMIYFCVFTVVHVGLVLTTGVIANLNGMFAAQDSTGWLGPVLFVVAMLVTAGATVAARPMLLAPAARLMGRVTAR, encoded by the coding sequence GTGCTCTTCGCACGCTGGCTGGTCGGCACCGGGCCCGTCGCCGACTTCATCGAGCGCTACCCCGGCCGCGCCCCGACGCCCGAGTCCACGCCCGTCGGGTTCCCGGCGTGGCTGAACTGGGCGCACTTCTTCAACATCTTCTTCATGGCGCTCATCGTGCGCACCGGCCTGCAGATCCGCAGCGAGCGGCGTGCGCCGGCCTACTGGACGCCGCACTGGGACCACAAACGCAAGATCTCGATCACCCTGTGGCTGCACCTGTGCGTGGACCTGGCCTGGATCGTCAACGGGATCATCTTCATCGTCCTGCTCTTCGCCACCGGCCAGTGGATGCGCATCGTGCCCACCAGCTGGGAGGTCGTGCCCAACGCGATCTCCGCGGGGCTGCAGTACGCCACGCTGGACTGGCCCACCGAACACGCCTGGGTGCACTACAACGGCCTGCAGCAGATCTTCTACTTCCTGACCGTCTTCGTCGCCGCGCCGCTGGCCATCGTCTCCGGCTTCCGGATGAGCGGCTGGTGGTCGATGAAGTGGAAGCGGGCCTCGAGGATCTACCCGCTGACCGTCGCGCGCGCCCTGCACTTCCCGGTGATGATCTACTTCTGCGTCTTCACCGTCGTGCACGTCGGCCTGGTGCTGACCACGGGGGTCATCGCGAACCTCAACGGGATGTTCGCCGCGCAGGACTCCACGGGCTGGCTCGGGCCGGTGCTCTTTGTGGTCGCGATGCTCGTGACCGCCGGCGCGACCGTGGCCGCCCGGCCGATGCTGCTGGCGCCCGCCGCGCGCCTGATGGGGCGGGTGACCGCGCGCTGA
- the crgA gene encoding cell division protein CrgA: MPKAKITKSQPLAPSTGGANANRTPVKINTGGTPVWYKTIMFALMLLGLAWLVVNYLAGPHIPFMNELGPWNFAIGFGLFIVGLLMTMGWR, encoded by the coding sequence ATGCCCAAGGCGAAGATCACGAAGAGCCAGCCGCTGGCGCCCTCCACGGGCGGCGCGAACGCGAACCGCACCCCGGTGAAGATCAACACCGGCGGCACCCCGGTCTGGTACAAGACCATCATGTTCGCGCTGATGCTGCTCGGCCTGGCGTGGCTGGTGGTCAACTACCTGGCGGGCCCGCACATCCCGTTCATGAACGAGCTGGGCCCGTGGAACTTCGCCATCGGCTTCGGGCTGTTCATCGTCGGCCTGCTGATGACGATGGGCTGGCGCTAG
- the pknB gene encoding Stk1 family PASTA domain-containing Ser/Thr kinase translates to MTLIADRYELGDVIGTGGMSEVFAAEDTLLGRGVAVKMLRPEMARDLNFRERFRREAQNSGRLNHPAIVAVYDTGEAEIDGLGVPYIVMERVFGRTLREILHADGPMRPAEAARILEPACRALTASHEAGIVHRDIKPANIMITNTGQVKVMDFGIARALDDSTSAMTQTSAVIGTAQYLSPEQARGKPADGRSDLYALGCVFYELVTGRPPFQGETPFAVAYQHVQEDPVPPSHHIADLTPTEAVNVDSVILTAIAKHPADRYQTADEMASELELLSRGAVTQAARSHVSPAAAGAGYADDDGRDVGNQTATTVMAAGGTHAAERPAPVAEGRPQRHDDRARHRRGASNWPRWIAAVLAVVVLAISGAFAYDFFTNEDDSATSSSAVAVPDVVGWQRTDAEQALEKAGLRVDVNEEPSPDVPRGQVIRTNPGAGSRLQPGTAVVLIVSSGREITDVPDLSGMSLDEARRTLENAGLSLKGQVEEEESDSVPAGQIISQNPAAGSQISKGTEIAVTVSTGKKQVRVPDLKGLSLDEARSTLESMGLRVEPNYVDSREPEDRVLSVDATGSEVDEGSSVTVTVSNGRLIEMPSITRMTRAQAIAALREAGWQGPDSALTTGEPVATGALTDQDKIAVSTPAAGEDLRRDQAVEVRVWDFRPEALLP, encoded by the coding sequence GTGACGCTCATCGCGGACCGTTACGAACTCGGTGACGTCATCGGCACCGGCGGCATGTCCGAGGTCTTCGCGGCCGAGGACACGCTGCTGGGCCGCGGCGTGGCCGTCAAGATGCTGCGGCCGGAGATGGCCCGGGACCTCAACTTCCGGGAGCGCTTCCGCCGCGAGGCGCAGAACTCCGGGCGGCTGAACCACCCGGCCATCGTCGCCGTCTACGACACCGGCGAGGCCGAGATCGACGGGCTCGGCGTGCCCTACATCGTCATGGAGCGCGTCTTCGGGCGCACCCTGCGCGAGATCCTGCACGCCGACGGGCCGATGCGCCCGGCCGAGGCCGCCCGCATCCTCGAGCCCGCCTGCCGCGCGCTGACCGCCAGCCACGAGGCCGGCATCGTCCACCGCGACATCAAGCCGGCCAACATCATGATCACCAACACCGGCCAGGTGAAGGTGATGGACTTCGGCATCGCCCGCGCGCTCGACGACTCGACCTCGGCGATGACGCAGACCTCCGCGGTCATCGGCACCGCCCAGTACCTATCGCCCGAGCAGGCCCGCGGCAAGCCCGCCGACGGGCGCAGCGACCTCTACGCGCTCGGCTGCGTCTTCTACGAGCTGGTCACCGGCCGCCCGCCCTTCCAGGGCGAGACGCCGTTCGCGGTGGCCTACCAGCACGTCCAGGAGGACCCGGTCCCGCCGTCGCACCACATCGCGGACCTGACCCCCACCGAGGCGGTCAACGTCGACTCGGTGATCCTCACCGCGATCGCCAAGCACCCGGCCGACCGCTACCAGACCGCCGACGAGATGGCCTCCGAGCTGGAGCTGCTCTCCCGCGGCGCGGTCACCCAGGCCGCCCGCAGCCACGTCAGCCCGGCCGCCGCCGGCGCCGGGTACGCCGACGACGACGGACGGGACGTCGGCAATCAGACGGCGACCACCGTCATGGCCGCAGGCGGCACCCACGCCGCCGAGCGCCCCGCACCCGTCGCCGAGGGCCGCCCGCAGCGCCACGACGACCGCGCGCGTCACCGGCGCGGCGCGTCGAACTGGCCGCGCTGGATCGCCGCGGTGCTCGCCGTGGTGGTGCTCGCCATCAGCGGCGCGTTCGCCTACGACTTCTTCACCAACGAGGACGACAGTGCCACGTCGAGCTCCGCGGTCGCGGTCCCCGACGTGGTCGGCTGGCAGCGCACCGACGCCGAGCAGGCCCTCGAGAAGGCCGGCCTGCGCGTCGACGTCAACGAGGAGCCCAGCCCGGACGTGCCGCGCGGGCAGGTCATCCGCACCAACCCGGGCGCCGGCTCGCGGCTGCAGCCGGGCACGGCGGTGGTGCTCATCGTGTCCTCGGGACGCGAGATCACCGACGTGCCGGACCTGAGCGGGATGTCGCTCGACGAGGCACGACGCACCCTCGAAAACGCCGGGCTGTCGCTCAAGGGCCAGGTCGAGGAGGAGGAGTCCGACTCCGTGCCGGCGGGCCAGATCATCTCGCAGAACCCGGCCGCCGGCAGCCAGATCTCCAAGGGCACCGAGATCGCCGTGACCGTCTCGACCGGCAAGAAGCAGGTGCGCGTGCCGGACCTGAAGGGGCTCTCGCTCGACGAGGCGCGCTCGACGCTGGAGTCGATGGGCCTGCGCGTGGAGCCGAACTACGTCGACTCCCGCGAGCCGGAGGACCGCGTGCTCTCCGTCGACGCCACCGGCAGCGAGGTCGACGAGGGCTCCTCGGTGACCGTGACCGTCTCCAACGGGCGGCTGATCGAGATGCCTTCGATCACGCGGATGACCCGTGCGCAGGCGATCGCCGCGCTGCGTGAGGCGGGCTGGCAGGGTCCGGACTCCGCGCTGACCACCGGCGAGCCGGTGGCCACGGGCGCGCTGACCGACCAGGACAAGATCGCCGTGTCCACCCCGGCCGCCGGCGAGGACCTGCGCCGCGACCAGGCGGTCGAGGTACGCGTCTGGGACTTCCGCCCGGAGGCGCTGCTGCCTTAG
- a CDS encoding serine/threonine-protein kinase translates to MTEHDDVEGRGRAQRLIGEDYELRWIIGRGGMSTVWLAVDHTDPDNPREVAVKALRPEFSNAPEFLSRFRNEAAAAESLDSDNVVRTYDYREVPDPSGTVFCFIVMEYVRGESLADLLAREGSLEESLALDVLEQAAHGLAVIHRKGLVHRDIKPGNLMVTEDGATKIADFGIAKAAEAVPLTRTGMVVGTAQYVSPEQAQGKEVTAASDVYSLGVVAYETLSGRRPFTGDSSVSVVLAHINNPVPALPNYVSPQTRELVTTALRKDPAGRYADGDELALAVSAVRRGEYPPQPKSAGLAGRAPEPSPTATTEALASVAQPTTVRPQAAGPRRADVAAGPANRRPAARDARAPRKKKGGGFGTGLLVALIIALALGVGVLAAASGLLDGLFGRGETTTPTTQEETIITETVTSSEEPEVLTTTHREPETEQEDTPERETTREDHETSRAPLPESPSQPERPTQPTQDGGEMPTLPDTSDIEEGINDLINPNNGAAESGAGTRGTTGTGGAL, encoded by the coding sequence ATGACCGAGCACGACGACGTCGAGGGCCGCGGTCGCGCCCAGCGACTGATCGGCGAGGACTACGAGCTGCGCTGGATCATCGGCCGCGGCGGCATGTCCACCGTCTGGCTGGCCGTGGACCACACCGACCCGGACAACCCCCGCGAGGTGGCCGTCAAGGCGCTGCGCCCGGAGTTCTCCAACGCGCCGGAGTTCCTCTCCCGGTTCCGCAACGAGGCCGCCGCCGCGGAGTCGCTCGACTCCGACAACGTGGTGCGCACCTACGACTACCGCGAGGTGCCGGACCCCTCCGGCACCGTCTTCTGCTTCATCGTCATGGAGTACGTGCGCGGCGAGTCGCTGGCCGACCTGCTCGCCCGCGAGGGCAGCCTCGAGGAGTCGCTGGCCCTCGACGTGCTCGAGCAGGCCGCCCACGGCCTGGCCGTCATCCACCGCAAGGGCCTGGTCCACCGCGACATCAAGCCCGGCAACCTGATGGTCACCGAGGACGGGGCGACCAAGATCGCCGACTTCGGCATCGCCAAGGCCGCCGAGGCCGTGCCGCTGACGCGTACCGGCATGGTCGTCGGCACCGCCCAGTACGTCTCCCCGGAGCAGGCCCAGGGCAAGGAGGTCACCGCCGCCAGCGACGTCTACTCGCTCGGCGTGGTCGCCTACGAGACCCTCTCGGGCCGGCGCCCCTTCACCGGGGACTCCTCGGTGTCGGTGGTGCTCGCCCACATCAACAACCCCGTCCCGGCGCTGCCGAACTACGTCAGCCCGCAGACCCGCGAGCTGGTGACCACCGCGCTGCGCAAGGACCCCGCCGGCCGCTACGCCGACGGCGACGAGCTGGCCCTGGCGGTCTCCGCGGTGCGCCGCGGCGAGTACCCGCCCCAGCCGAAGTCCGCGGGGCTGGCCGGCCGCGCGCCCGAGCCCTCGCCGACGGCGACGACCGAGGCGCTGGCCTCCGTGGCCCAGCCGACCACCGTGCGCCCGCAGGCCGCCGGCCCCCGGCGCGCCGACGTCGCCGCCGGCCCCGCCAACCGACGCCCGGCCGCCCGGGACGCGCGCGCCCCCCGCAAGAAGAAGGGCGGCGGCTTCGGCACCGGCCTGCTCGTCGCGCTGATCATCGCGCTCGCCCTGGGCGTCGGCGTGCTCGCCGCCGCCTCCGGCCTGCTCGACGGCCTCTTCGGCCGCGGGGAGACGACCACCCCCACCACGCAGGAGGAGACCATCATCACCGAGACGGTGACCTCCTCGGAGGAGCCCGAGGTGCTCACCACCACCCACCGCGAGCCCGAGACCGAGCAGGAGGACACCCCGGAGCGCGAGACGACCCGCGAGGACCACGAGACCTCCCGCGCCCCGCTGCCCGAGTCGCCCAGCCAGCCGGAGCGGCCCACCCAGCCGACCCAGGACGGCGGGGAAATGCCCACGCTGCCGGACACCTCCGACATCGAGGAGGGCATCAACGACCTGATCAACCCCAATAACGGCGCCGCCGAGTCCGGCGCGGGCACCCGCGGCACCACCGGCACCGGAGGTGCGCTGTGA
- a CDS encoding penicillin-binding transpeptidase domain-containing protein — translation MNRAIRWVSVFALLLVAVLLVNLSYIQVFREDELAHNPLNKREFLQTKEIPRGQISAGGQVLAASAADEAGLYHRSYPTDPVEFSHVTGYLSDRYGAAGVEQSYNGVLNGTEVGAGQWLDKLTGNVEAGNNVELTLLPEVQQTAYRELAGKGYEGSVVALRPSTGEVLAMASTPSYDPNSVSDTDPDTSGAAWEQLQADEGNPLLNHATQETLPPGSIFKIITTSAALEGDFTPESTVTGAPSITLPNTETTLTNYGGQPCAGGGDVSLRTAFKLSCNTAFVQVGEAVGAEKFADTAKAFGVGETYDLGLEQAAGGVGDLPDDAALGQSAIGQRDVSMTALQAAVMAGTVANDGARMSPHVVSRITAPDLSEVKKVGDKKLNQAIPEEVAAQVTDLMRDSERNTFGATGADIASKTGTAEHGDENTPPHTWYVAFSPSEDADVAVAVVVKNGGGEGVGATGGKIASPIGRAVLEAALRATQ, via the coding sequence ATGAACCGCGCCATCCGCTGGGTCTCCGTCTTCGCGCTGCTGCTCGTGGCGGTGCTGCTGGTCAACCTCAGCTACATCCAGGTCTTCCGCGAGGACGAGCTGGCCCACAACCCGCTGAACAAGCGTGAGTTCCTCCAGACCAAGGAGATCCCGCGCGGCCAGATCTCGGCCGGCGGGCAGGTGCTGGCGGCCTCCGCGGCCGACGAGGCGGGCCTGTACCACCGCTCCTACCCGACCGACCCGGTCGAGTTCTCGCACGTGACCGGCTACCTCTCGGACCGCTACGGCGCCGCCGGCGTCGAGCAGTCCTACAACGGGGTGCTCAACGGCACCGAGGTCGGCGCCGGGCAGTGGCTGGACAAGCTCACCGGCAACGTCGAGGCCGGCAACAACGTCGAGCTGACGCTGCTGCCCGAGGTCCAGCAGACCGCGTACCGCGAGCTGGCCGGCAAGGGCTACGAGGGCTCGGTCGTGGCCCTGCGGCCCTCGACCGGCGAGGTGCTCGCCATGGCCTCGACGCCGTCCTACGACCCGAACTCCGTCTCCGACACGGACCCGGACACCTCCGGCGCCGCGTGGGAGCAGCTGCAGGCCGACGAGGGTAACCCCCTGCTCAACCACGCCACCCAGGAGACGCTGCCGCCCGGCTCGATCTTCAAGATCATCACCACCTCGGCGGCCCTGGAGGGCGACTTCACCCCGGAGAGCACCGTGACCGGCGCGCCGTCGATCACGCTGCCCAACACGGAGACCACGCTGACCAACTACGGCGGCCAGCCCTGCGCCGGCGGCGGCGACGTCAGCCTGCGCACCGCGTTCAAGCTGTCCTGCAACACCGCCTTCGTCCAGGTCGGCGAGGCCGTCGGCGCCGAGAAGTTCGCCGACACCGCCAAGGCCTTCGGCGTCGGTGAGACCTACGACCTCGGCCTCGAGCAGGCCGCCGGCGGCGTGGGCGACCTGCCCGACGACGCCGCCCTGGGCCAGTCCGCGATCGGCCAGCGCGACGTGTCGATGACCGCGCTGCAGGCCGCCGTGATGGCCGGCACCGTGGCCAACGACGGCGCGCGCATGAGCCCGCACGTGGTCAGCCGCATCACCGCCCCGGACCTCAGCGAGGTCAAGAAGGTCGGCGACAAGAAGCTCAACCAGGCCATCCCCGAGGAGGTCGCCGCGCAGGTCACCGACCTGATGCGCGACTCCGAGCGCAACACCTTCGGCGCGACCGGCGCGGACATCGCCTCCAAGACCGGCACCGCCGAGCACGGCGACGAGAACACCCCGCCGCACACCTGGTACGTCGCGTTCTCCCCGAGCGAGGACGCCGACGTCGCCGTGGCCGTCGTGGTCAAGAACGGCGGCGGCGAGGGCGTGGGCGCCACGGGCGGCAAGATCGCCTCCCCGATCGGGCGCGCGGTGCTCGAGGCCGCGCTGCGGGCGACGCAGTAG